The following are encoded together in the Desulfococcus multivorans genome:
- a CDS encoding ABC transporter permease encodes MFDYTSMVFSLIGVSMPIFWLGLVLMIIFSLNLGWLPLSGRLSYNISLETVTRIYVLDSVITGNWPAFKDALRHLVMPAVTLSTIPMAIIARITRSSMLEVLRQDYIRTARAKGSGGNHAGGRHLRVDQHAGGHSLCLGQPRIKVS; translated from the coding sequence ATCTTTGATTACACCAGCATGGTCTTTTCCCTCATCGGGGTCTCCATGCCCATCTTCTGGCTCGGCCTGGTTCTCATGATCATCTTCTCCCTCAACCTGGGGTGGCTGCCCCTTTCGGGAAGACTCAGCTACAACATCAGCCTGGAGACCGTCACCCGCATCTACGTGTTGGACAGCGTCATCACCGGCAACTGGCCGGCCTTCAAAGACGCCCTCCGGCACCTCGTCATGCCGGCCGTCACCCTCTCCACCATCCCCATGGCCATCATCGCCCGCATCACCCGCTCCAGCATGCTGGAGGTGCTGCGCCAGGACTATATCCGGACCGCCAGGGCCAAGGGTTCAGGGGGGAACCATGCTGGTGGCCGCCACCTTCGTGTTGATCAACATGCTGGTGGACATTCTCTATGCCTGGGTCAACCCCGGATCAAGGTGAGCTGA
- a CDS encoding ABC transporter ATP-binding protein yields MPEPLLDVSGLKTYFFTDRGKAKAVDNVSFSLFPGRTLAVVGESGCGKSVTALSIMRLIPDPPGRIVDGRIRFDGTGLLTLPERQMRRIRGNQISMIFQEPMTSLNPVFRVKEQIIEVLRLHQRLSRRAALERAVELLRQVGIPSPERRVNDYPHQMSGGMRQRVMIAMALACSPRLIIADEPTTALDVTIQAQILELMDTLRRKTGTAILLITHDLAVVAETAEHVVVMYAGRIVEAADVKTLFNRPLHPYTQGLMRSIPGAATSDRARLAAIPGVVPNLLSLPGGCKFSDRCDRVFDRCIDAEPGLIEVDGHAVRCRLYEEA; encoded by the coding sequence ATGCCGGAACCTCTGCTCGACGTCAGCGGCCTCAAGACTTATTTTTTCACCGACCGCGGCAAGGCCAAGGCCGTGGACAACGTCAGCTTCTCGCTCTTTCCCGGCAGAACCCTCGCCGTGGTGGGGGAATCAGGATGCGGCAAGAGCGTCACCGCCCTCTCGATCATGCGTCTCATCCCCGATCCGCCGGGACGGATCGTGGACGGCAGGATCCGGTTCGACGGCACCGGCCTGTTGACCCTCCCGGAGCGGCAGATGCGCCGGATCCGGGGAAACCAGATCTCCATGATCTTCCAGGAGCCCATGACCTCCCTCAACCCGGTGTTTCGCGTAAAAGAACAGATCATCGAGGTTCTCAGGCTTCACCAGCGGCTTTCCAGGAGGGCGGCGCTGGAACGGGCCGTGGAACTGCTGCGGCAAGTGGGCATCCCCTCCCCCGAGCGACGGGTGAACGACTACCCCCACCAGATGAGCGGCGGCATGCGGCAGCGGGTGATGATCGCCATGGCCCTGGCCTGCAGTCCGCGCCTCATTATCGCCGACGAGCCCACCACGGCCCTGGACGTGACCATCCAGGCCCAGATCCTGGAACTCATGGACACGCTGCGGCGAAAGACCGGCACCGCCATCCTTCTCATCACCCATGATCTTGCGGTGGTGGCCGAAACCGCCGAGCATGTGGTGGTGATGTACGCGGGACGCATCGTGGAGGCGGCCGACGTCAAAACACTCTTCAATCGTCCCCTGCACCCTTACACCCAAGGGCTCATGCGATCTATTCCCGGGGCGGCGACATCCGATCGGGCCCGGCTGGCGGCAATCCCCGGCGTAGTGCCGAACCTCCTTTCCCTTCCCGGCGGATGCAAATTCAGCGATCGTTGCGATCGGGTATTCGATCGGTGCATCGATGCCGAGCCCGGCCTGATCGAAGTCGACGGCCATGCGGTGCGATGCCGGCTCTACGAGGAGGCATGA
- a CDS encoding ABC transporter substrate-binding protein, translating to MAKRSFWWAVALVLILAGTATAADPKVGGTIIFGRGGDSAGLDPAFETDGNSFMICDNVFDQLVLYADESTELVPGLATAWDVSEDGLTYTFHLREGVKFHDGTEMNADAVVFSIGRMMNEKKVKFTGDALPFPEKQPPAEYWLSMEMDNTIDSIEALDNNTVVFKLKRREAPFLANMAMDFAAIVSPAAVRKYGEDFRSNPVGTGPFRFVKWIKDDRIILEANDDYWGGRPYLDQAIFRVIPDNSVRFLELKTGNISICQFPNTEDIELAEKDENLKLATQPGMNIGYVGFNHTKPLWQDKRIRKAIALAVNKKAIVDNIYYGLGQVAKNTIPPTMWGYNDDVIDHPYDPEAARKLLQEADFQGKLKAAGQNGISLWSMPVARPYNPNGMKVGEAIQADLRKVGIDVELVTFEWGTYLKKQRTQPPEMDLFQLGWTGGNGDPDNFLAVLLDGMADPNVRTQWKNEDYHNTIVKAKQANSRDERIQLYRHAQELINDEVPLINIAHSLVVWPELKTVRNFKLHPTSSVRLHKVWVE from the coding sequence GGCCGATCCCAAGGTCGGTGGAACGATCATCTTCGGACGCGGCGGCGACAGCGCGGGGCTCGACCCGGCGTTTGAAACCGACGGCAACTCGTTCATGATCTGCGACAACGTATTCGATCAGCTGGTACTCTACGCAGATGAATCGACGGAGCTCGTTCCGGGTCTGGCCACCGCCTGGGATGTGAGCGAGGACGGCCTCACCTATACCTTTCATCTGCGCGAAGGCGTCAAATTCCACGACGGCACCGAAATGAACGCCGACGCGGTGGTCTTCTCCATCGGCCGGATGATGAATGAAAAAAAGGTCAAATTCACCGGCGACGCACTGCCGTTTCCGGAAAAACAGCCGCCGGCCGAGTACTGGCTCAGCATGGAGATGGACAATACCATCGACAGCATCGAGGCCCTGGACAACAACACGGTCGTTTTCAAGCTCAAACGCCGCGAGGCGCCGTTTCTGGCCAACATGGCCATGGACTTCGCCGCCATCGTGAGCCCGGCGGCCGTGAGGAAATACGGCGAGGACTTCAGAAGCAACCCCGTCGGCACCGGGCCCTTCAGATTTGTCAAATGGATCAAGGACGACCGGATCATCCTCGAAGCCAACGACGACTACTGGGGCGGCCGCCCCTACCTGGACCAGGCCATATTCCGCGTCATTCCGGACAACTCGGTCCGCTTTCTGGAACTGAAGACCGGCAACATCTCCATCTGTCAGTTCCCCAATACCGAGGACATCGAACTGGCGGAAAAGGACGAAAACCTGAAACTGGCAACCCAGCCCGGCATGAATATCGGCTACGTGGGCTTCAACCACACCAAGCCCCTCTGGCAGGATAAGCGGATCCGCAAAGCCATCGCTCTGGCCGTCAATAAGAAGGCCATCGTCGACAACATCTATTACGGCCTCGGCCAGGTCGCCAAGAATACCATTCCCCCGACGATGTGGGGATATAATGACGATGTCATCGACCACCCCTACGATCCGGAAGCCGCCAGAAAACTCCTTCAGGAGGCCGATTTTCAGGGCAAGCTCAAGGCGGCCGGCCAGAACGGGATCAGCCTCTGGAGCATGCCGGTGGCACGACCCTACAATCCCAACGGCATGAAGGTGGGCGAGGCCATCCAGGCCGATCTCAGGAAGGTGGGAATCGACGTGGAATTGGTGACCTTCGAATGGGGTACCTATCTCAAGAAGCAGCGGACTCAACCGCCCGAGATGGATCTCTTCCAGCTGGGGTGGACCGGCGGCAACGGAGACCCCGACAATTTCCTCGCAGTGCTCCTGGACGGCATGGCAGACCCCAATGTCCGGACCCAATGGAAAAACGAGGACTACCACAACACCATTGTCAAGGCCAAGCAGGCCAACTCCAGGGATGAACGGATTCAGCTCTACCGTCACGCCCAGGAGCTCATCAACGATGAAGTGCCGCTGATCAACATCGCCCACTCTCTGGTGGTATGGCCTGAATTGAAAACCGTCCGGAACTTCAAGCTCCACCCCACCTCGAGCGTACGGCTCCACAAGGTGTGGGTGGAATAG
- a CDS encoding ABC transporter permease, translating to MKTTAASLQNSLTESEKSRGPLTEALLRLRKNRIAAAGILIIFLFLFMALFSQWIAPHDPLAQSLYDKLKPPVWDEGGTWTYPLGTDDFGRDLLSRIIYGARISILVGIVAVSISLFFGTLAGAIAGFYGGRADNLIMRLMDILLAFPAILLAIVIVAFLGPSLRNAMMAIGVVGIPRYARIVRGSVLEEYGKDCVQAARALGAGDARMIFVHILPNCLAPLIVQTTLGFASAILEAPALSFLGLGAQPPTPEWGAMLANGRALILRAWWAVTFPGLMILFAVLGFNLLGDGLRDALDPRLRE from the coding sequence ATGAAGACGACCGCCGCATCACTGCAAAACAGCCTTACAGAATCGGAAAAATCCCGCGGCCCTTTGACCGAAGCGCTCCTCCGTCTCCGAAAAAACAGGATCGCCGCGGCCGGCATCCTCATCATTTTCCTCTTTCTGTTCATGGCCCTTTTTTCTCAATGGATCGCGCCCCACGATCCCCTGGCCCAGTCCCTTTACGACAAGCTGAAGCCCCCGGTCTGGGACGAAGGCGGCACATGGACCTATCCCCTGGGCACCGACGATTTCGGCCGGGACCTGTTGAGCCGCATCATCTACGGTGCACGCATCTCCATTCTGGTGGGCATCGTCGCCGTCTCCATCTCCCTCTTTTTCGGGACCCTGGCAGGTGCTATCGCCGGTTTTTACGGGGGAAGGGCCGACAACCTCATCATGCGGCTCATGGACATCCTGCTGGCCTTTCCCGCCATCCTGCTGGCCATCGTCATCGTGGCCTTTCTGGGCCCCAGCCTGAGAAACGCCATGATGGCCATCGGGGTCGTCGGCATCCCGCGTTACGCCCGGATCGTACGCGGATCGGTTCTGGAGGAATATGGCAAGGACTGTGTCCAGGCGGCACGGGCACTGGGGGCGGGGGACGCGCGGATGATCTTCGTCCACATCCTCCCCAACTGTCTGGCGCCCCTCATCGTTCAGACGACTTTGGGGTTCGCTTCGGCCATCCTCGAGGCCCCGGCCCTGAGCTTCCTGGGACTGGGGGCTCAACCGCCGACCCCCGAATGGGGCGCCATGCTGGCCAACGGGCGTGCGCTGATTCTCAGGGCCTGGTGGGCGGTCACTTTTCCCGGGCTGATGATTCTCTTCGCCGTTCTCGGGTTCAACCTTCTGGGGGACGGTTTGAGGGATGCGCTGGATCCCAGACTTCGGGAATAG